cTCATAAAGCCTGTGTTATTATGATTATGCTTAAAGTAAAAGATAGAACAGAAAGAATGGGAATGGAGGTTGAGTACCTTATGAAGTAATAGTAGAAGAAATCAGCATAAAGAGCTGTTTGTATTAAGCCAGAGAAACAGGctgaaaacaaacaaacaaacaaacaaaaaagtcAAATGAAATACATGTATAGACAATAAGAATAAGAGAAAAGCTTTAACTTACATATCCATCCATTGAAATGGGGCTGTGTGAGATACCGACAAATCCAATTGAGAATATTTAATGCACGGTATGCCCTAACAATATAATGCAAACAAACAGATTTTCATTAATAGCATCCTATTTTCTAAATGATTATTATACTATTTTTGATCATttaaaaaaccatttttcatGGTTATCCAGCTTCATAATGATATCATGCCAAAATATAAAAGGGAGAATACCCAAGAAAGAAAACATATTGACCGATCAAATTGTCAACATTTTCACTTCGCTGTAGCAGAACCAACTGTGGGAGAATAGCAACAGCTTCCAAATAGATAGAAAATGCCCAACATATCTGCACATTCCTAATAATATTAAAACTATACAACCTTATCTATTGCTACATTTTTATATCTTTATAACACTCCAATTAGGCTAAGCTTTTTTTGAGGAGGGCATTCAGGTCTTTTGGACAAGAGCCAGTCCATGTTCTTTTCATATCTTCTTAATAATCAATATAACCGCACTTATTCTCATATATAATTTTGTAATGATTAATTGATTATAACATGTTTCAGCACAAAGACAATGAATTAACTTAACTGTAGTCTGCTTATAATCCTGGCACAAGGTGGAATCTTTATAACATCGGGTGGGTCCACACTGATATTCAAACATAAAACAAGAGCAACACATCCTGTTTTCATCTGTAGTTAAAAAACATCATTTTAGAGCTAACTATAAAGAAATAAACTACCAATAACAACCCAACAAATCATAGCCTCTGATTTCAAATGCATAGCTGTATTAGCAACGAATGATCACAATTACAAGAACAGCAACACTAATAGCATGTTGGGTTTAGCATATACCAACAGAAGCCTCCAGCAAATCTCTAAAGCAAATTACTTTGACGATCATGTGAACTCCAACTAACAAAACTAAACCACCCACTACAAGCTTTTTGCTTAATAACTGTTGGTGCAAGTAAGCCAGGTATGGCAAAATACAGCTTTATGTGGCAAGCATACATGATTACAGGTTACCATACTCATCTAATCAGTAATAGTGGGAAACTAATAGGTCCAACAGAAACAAGGCATACACCTTGTCTGATAGCAGATTATCTCATAAGCATATAAAATGCAAAAGGAAATCGAAAATGATGAAAGGGTAAATGCAGGAAACAACAGATTACCCGGTCCTTAGGCCACCATTTGGAGACCAACCCACTTTCAGCAGGAAACAAGATCACCACTAGCAAATACACACTTATAAACTTCCTACCCAAGAATATCCTCATTCAGTTTCATCAAGTGGCTTACATATACTTTTTAGCCATTGCAACTCTCAGTCAGCTTCCTCCTCTTGTAGTCTTTGGAAGAACAATCTCTCTCTTCCCTCTCCTTTTTATTCTCATAGTAACTGCTATAAAAGATGGATACGAGGATTGGAGAAGACACAGATCAGATAGAAATGAGAACAACAAAGAATCTCTTGTGAGAATCCCTTGTGACATGGTGCTGATGTGGACAAGTGATCCTAGTGGCATTGCTTACATACAAACCATGAATTTAGATGGAGAGTCGAATTTAAAGACACGTTATGCTAGACAAGAAACATCCTTAATGCCATTAGGGTCAATATCAGGGGTAATTAGATGTGAACAACGTAATAGAAACATATATGAGTTCACAGCTAATAGAGTTAAATGGTCATATAGTTTCCCTTAGTCAATCAAACATTATCTTACGTGGGTGTCAGGTGAAAAACACAAAATGGGTTATAGGTGTTGTTGTGTATGCTGGACAAGAGACAAAAGCTATGCTAAATAGTGCAATTTCCCCTTCAAAAAGAAGCAGACTTGAACAAGCAATGAACTCAGAAACTATCTGGTTATTTGTTTTTCTATTCATATTGTGTCTTGTTGTTGCTATTGGGATGTGTTTATGGCTGATGAGTCATCAGGATGCAATTGACATGATTCCTTATTACAGAAAGAGCTATCTTATAAAGGGAAAGTTTCCAGGAAAACCGTATAAATACTATGGGATTCCAATGGAGACGTTTTTTGCGTTTTTGAGTTCTGTTATTGTGTTTCAGATCATGATTCCGATATCTTTATACATCACCATGGAATTGGTTCGATTAGGTCAATCTTATTTCATGATAGAAGACAAACACATGTATGATAGCAGTACAAACTCAAGGTTTCAATGCAGATCCTTAAGTATAAATGAAGATTTAGGTCAAATTTGTTATGTGTTTTCTGATAAAACTGGAACACTTACTAAAAACAAAATGGAATTCAGAAAAGCTTCTATTTTCGGGAAGCATTATCATAATCCACCAATTCTGGATAAAGAGAATCCAGGTTTGACTTTTTGACATTTGACTTTCTTTTAGTAGTTTTATTTTATAACATTCTTTTTGTCAGTTTATAACATTCTTGTTTCAACAGAAGCAGACATGAAAGGAAAGAAGATAAAATCTGATATTACTGTGGATCCTGATCTCATGGGGTTGCTTCATAAAGGGCTAAATGGGAATGAAAAAATTTCTGCTCATGAGTTTTTTCTAACACTAGCAACATGTAACACTGTGATTCCAATTCTTAGTCAAAGACATGCTACCCCTTACAATTAAGATATACACAATTAATTGCTGGAAAATGTGAGATTTTGTTACCATATATTGAGTCGACGCACCCAACGCACAAATGATGTTCAAATCGGCGTTCCAAAACATTAATCGGTGTTCCCAAACTTCAATCGGCGATCTAAATCATCGTATAATAATTACGTAACCAAATTATGTAGTGAAATCACACATTAAAGCAAATTCCAGCTGTATGAACACAAAATAAAGGCAAGTTAAACAAAAGTATGCATAGATTGCTGGAAAGGGATATAGATACATGATGAActcaccaaaatcataaacacagATAGTGACATAGCGAATTTGCAGCAAGAACTGAGAAGGAGAGAAAACCTTATTAGAGAATGAAAGGATGCATCTCTGTGGTATGAGCTGATTGTGAGAGAGGTGTCGTTATAGAGCTGAATGGTGATGGCGGTTTACTTGATTTCTTCAATTTTACCCTAGACCATGACTATTGACTAGCCTCTAAAAATCAGGTGTGCATGCTGAAATGGTGTTGACACGTGTATATatactgtgtgtgtgtgttgaagaATAGTTGAAATGAAAAACTTACATGCCAACTAGAAATGGCTCTACATAAGAAAACAAGTGAACTTAAATCCACTGATGTGTTCACTTTCACCTGCAAACCAAAAAAACATAAGTAAGTTTCTGCTTCAAATCAAATCAAAAGTCAAAACCAAACAAAAGCAGATGCATACCATTGCACAGAGACCTCGAAAAGCATCCTCCTTTTGAATATCATCCCGAATTTTGTTGACATTAAGAAATTTAAGTATTGTCAAATGATGTTTTAAGTAAAAATTCTAAGAAAAAGGAAATGAGGTTGAAGTTGTAAAAATTTTGGGACTTACATGGCTAAAGCAATATGCCATGCTTGCATGAAATGCTCCGTGTGAGGTGATACAAGCTGAGGACAAACTCATGCAAGTCTACACAGGGTGATTGCACTATTTTCAGTGACTTATTAATCCCTTCACAAATAACATCAAAAAATACTAGATGATTCAGAtgataaacaaaaaaacaaataaataaataaagcacATTTGACACTTATAAAAAAGATAACTGATACTTGTCGCCATACCAGTTACTTAGCAGCAACCTCAAGAAACTCAACTAGGCGTGGGTGCAAATGAGTTGGACAAACCTAATAAACTAAAAACACCAAAAAAAGTTAATATATAGTTAACATAAACCATTGTTAACAACTAGGCGTAATGAAATTGGATGACTATATTCCCAAATTACCCTTACCAGGTCTCCAAGCAAAGCAAATTGATATCTCGTACAATAGTTTTGAGTCCAACTCCATCAGCATGTGCTTTTGAGTGAATTCCTTGGGATAAACCTTCCATATACGCCCTGTTATCCCTTTCCTTTTTGAACAAAACACCATAGCGAGACTCCAAATATGTAATAATAATCGATCGGTAGAGTTTCTACATAAGTTGCAGGTGATCAAAAATGGCGGAAATCAGGAAATGTAAATTGTACCTTTAGCTAGATTAGGGTAAAGCCATCACGAATTAGAGCCATCATTACCTGTGGGAGACCTAGGGGAAGTTGATCGCCTCTATCCACCTGCCAAAAAAGTGAATCATCTTCCCGTAAGTTTTCGGCGCTTTCTCCCGATCTTGCCGCTCAACCGGACTAGGGACGCCGGGAAGGAAAAGGACGTCGCTCTTCACCTCATACTCGTGGATGTGCCACATCGGCTTTTCTGAGTCCGGCAAGGTTAAGAacaatttttatgttatgatgttTTCAACTCCTATTAACCGGGCATCGACGATTGGACGATCGTAGATCAAGCACTGTCTCATATCCTCGTTTTGATGGCGACGGAGATGGGGCATAAATGGAAGGGGGATATCAGAGCACAAAATAGAGAGACAGGGGAGGCGGGAGAGAAAAGAGTCGAATGAGTGTTTAAAAAAGCCCTAGAAATTATCCCAATGATTTTCTGATATATGAATTGTTGAGGTATACAGCAGAGATGGTATCGTGATTAGGGTTTGCAGAGAAAAGGGAAGAATAGAACGAAGGGGATCTTGAAGTGGGGTATTAAAAATTTTAAGAATTTTgaggggatttcatttccccctttcaaGAACGCGCGTTTTAGTAAAAATCATAAAGCGACAATCACAGAGGACGCACGTTTTAGATAAAGTGCCCTccatgttttctttctttcttttcttttttttttttttttttttttttttttttttacattagacactaatttaagggcacgcaataatacGTGACCTAAATCCTCAAATTCTTTGAACAGACGACACATTTTtattgtcactctcttttgcgtaacataaatcagtgAGCATCGTgatttgcgtgtcgtaaaagggtctttttcttgtagtgaatatttctatttgccgtgTGCTCAAAAAATTCGAACTataaagagggatgccataatcataatcgaactttgagaattcaaataataaatatacccttgactaaattcaattaaaatttctcgatctaagctttttagattggaaacgaagtataacattctctcccttaattatagcaaaaacaatttttttacccctgcaactttgcaaagtgaaacttttgtttttctataattaatattgccaacttgcaatacttaaataataatcatgcttccactaacatgatgattatatccattccagcataacatttatgctcccactagctttgacacgtatttagaAACCAATTAAATTTCTAGAAAACAGTACTTATTGACTTCCCAAGTTCATGGTTTCTAATACGATATgattcgataagcctttatctaagcttctcaaaatcacacacctttccttaaacagctcacatgtgtgtctaaactaattcagaacttattttactaagtcccaaatgtttagaTGAATTGtaaaatctcacaattcgaactatgaagagggatgccgtaatcataatcgaatttgagaacgcaatttacataatcgctatctccttaagatctctcttagtgaaagcgtttcctcacaatcattttcatgaaggagagaaacctta
The genomic region above belongs to Lactuca sativa cultivar Salinas chromosome 4, Lsat_Salinas_v11, whole genome shotgun sequence and contains:
- the LOC111921518 gene encoding ER lumen protein-retaining receptor A-like; its protein translation is MYACHIKLYFAIPGLLAPTVIKQKACSGWFSFMKTGCVALVLCLNISVDPPDICWAFSIYLEAVAILPQLVLLQRSENVDNLIGQYVFFLGAYRALNILNWICRYLTQPHFNGWISCFSGLIQTALYADFFYYYFISWKSNSKLQLPA